The proteins below are encoded in one region of Solenopsis invicta isolate M01_SB chromosome 8, UNIL_Sinv_3.0, whole genome shotgun sequence:
- the LOC105208002 gene encoding N-alpha-acetyltransferase 38, NatC auxiliary subunit — translation MSASMKETVHNLSNVVNNEHGSEEQTVISEESPAKQKLRSWLNRHLRIEMTDGRVLRGAFLCTDRDANVILGSCTEYLSTEHTEARVLGLVMVPGRHIVSIHLDA, via the exons ATGAGTGCGAGTATGAAGGAAACGGTGCACAATTTGAGCAACGTCGTGAATAACGAGCACGGAAGTGAAGAG CAGACAGTTATCTCTGAGGAGTCACCAGCCAAGCAGAAGTTAAGGAGCTGGCTGAACCGACATCTGCGTATTGAGATGACTGATGGGAGGGTGTTGAGAGGGGCATTTTTGTGCACAGATCGTGACGCCAACGTTATTCTGGGCTCGTGCACCGAATATCTATCTACCGAGCACACAGAAGCGAGAGTTTTAGGCTTGGTGATGGTGCCTGGTCGACACATTGTTTCGATACATTTAGATGCTTGA
- the LOC105205083 gene encoding E3 SUMO-protein ligase ZBED1 isoform X1 gives MLLAKENPETNIHVPCLAHNINLVVCKALGAIDDIVNIIDKVKQIVAYFKHSNVAQDNMRNEQKKDGKGDGTYLYLIQEVATRWNSTFYCLERFQLLSKYVGKILSCSTHKNAPPMVTPLELAIIEECLLLLRPFEAATKDISGEKYISGSLVIPLVHCVKTSLQRINVTNEITQKLKEELYEQTEKRLDSYEKNLLLSVATILDPRFKRIHFASPLNAANAIRYIKEQIRCQGALTPPRMETSLEKKDQEDSIWNIHEEVAAKYTTDPQSLENQGLLTELKLYLDQPILYRNHDPIQYWVERKSAFPATFPVAMKFLIILGASVPSERLVSTLNNVCSDHRSRLTPEHTNQLVFLGSIDNSYWRL, from the coding sequence atgttattagcaAAAGAAAATCCAGAAACTAACATCCATGTGCCATGTCTAgcacataatattaatttagtggTATGCAAAGCACTTGGCGCTATTGATGATATTGTTAACATCATTGACAAAGTAAAACAGATTGTTGCTTATTTCAAGCATAGTAATGTTGCCCAAGATAACATGCGAAACGAGCAAAAAAAAGATGGTAAAGGTGATGGcacttatttgtatttaatacaagaagtaGCCACAAGATGGAACTCAACGTTTTACTGCCTAGAAAGATTCCAATTATTGTCAAAGTACGTGGGCAAAATTTTGTCCTGTTCAACTCATAAAAATGCTCCGCCTATGGTTACACCACTTGAGTTGGCAATAATTGaagaatgtttattattattacgtccaTTTGAAGCAGCAACGAAAGATATTTCTGGGGAGAAATACATATCCGGAAGCTTAGTGATTCCTCTCGTACATTGTGTAAAAACTTCGTTACAACGAATCAATGTTACTAATGAAATAACacagaaattaaaagaagaactTTACGAGCAAACAGAAAAAAGATTGGAttcatatgaaaaaaatttattattatcagtaGCAACAATTCTAGATCCTAGATTCAAGAGAATTCATTTTGCATCACCATTAAATGCTGCAAATGCTATTAGATATATAAAAGAGCAAATACGTTGTCAAGGGGCATTAACTCCGCCTAGAATGGAGACTTCTctagaaaaaaaagatcaagAAGATAGTATTTGGAATATTCATGAAGAAGTTGCAGCAAAATATACAACAGATCCACAAAGTCTTGAAAATCAAGGCCTACTTACAGAATTAAAACTTTATCTTGATCAACCcattttatatagaaatcaTGATCCAATACAATATTGGGTAGAAAGAAAGAGTGCCTTCCCAGCAACATTTCCAGTTgccatgaaatttttaataattttaggaGCATCTGTTCCATCCGAGAGATTAGTTTCAACTTTAAATAATGTTTGCTCCGATCATAGAAGTCGGTTGACTCCCGAGCATACTAATCAATTAGTTTTTCTAGGCTCGATAGATAATAGTTATTGGAGATTGTAA
- the LOC105205083 gene encoding uncharacterized protein LOC105205083 isoform X2 produces the protein MDVLCFMDTQLLFRRVISYRICPLQPKRKVKFGNFSPKTVVIPVFVICVEKFIKLVLQRGAKKSKIVETEEIENEANFVDNDSFKIIEEGQSFHSEISGLLVDRFETVENNVHNSDVNYISTPASLKNKISHYDSSDSKSSSSSNLTQPSIKKSFKNQRSYEPGGTRECEITQSLLYMICKDNLPLSCTEKEGMKKFLNTAIPLYKAPSRKTITSLIENKYISLQAIVRNKMSEVNKISITTDIATVMNATRSFIVLTAHYIDEEKKCMNAMCLGVKNLTPHHTAINICADLNEMLEHWNI, from the exons ATGGATGTGCTATGTTTTATGGATACGCAactac TATTTCGTCGTGTTATATCATACAGAATATGTCCGTTGCAACCAAAAAGAAAAGTGAAATTTGGGAATTTTTCACCAAAAACGGTAGTAATACCTGTATTTGTAATTTGTGTGGAAAAGTTTATAAAACTGGTACTACAAAGAGGAG CCAAGAAATCAAAAATAGTGGAAAcagaagaaatagaaaatgaagcaaattttgttgataatgactcatttaaaata atagagGAAGGTCAAAGCTTTCATTCGGAGATTTCAGGACTTTTAGTAGACAGATTTGaaactgttgaaaataatgtcCACAATTCTGATGTGAACTATATTTCAACGCCAGCTTcactgaaaaataaaatctctcaCTATGATTCTTCGGATTCTAAAAGTTCCTCCAGTTCCAATTTAACACAACCATcaatcaaaaaaagttttaaaaatcaaagaagTTATGAGC ctgGAGGAACAAGAGAATGTGAAATTACGCAGAGTTTATTGTATATGATTTGCAAAGATAACCTTCCCTTAAGCTGTACAGAAAAAGAGGgcatgaaaaaattcttaaatacaGCGATACCATTATATAAAGCACCAAGCaggaaaacg attacaTCCCTCATAGAAAACAAATACATTTCCTTACAGGCCATTGTTAGAAATAAAATGAGcgaagttaataaaatttctattacaaCTGATATCGCGACAGTTATGAACGCAACTAGAAGTTTTATTGTACTAACAGCTCATTATATCG atgaagaaaaaaaatgcatgaaTGCAATGTGTCTAGGAGTAAAAAATCTCACTCCTCATCATACTGCAATTAATATTTGTGCAGATTTAAATGAAATGCTCGAACattggaatatttaa
- the LOC105205083 gene encoding uncharacterized protein LOC105205083 isoform X4 has product MFYGYATTICPLQPKRKVKFGNFSPKTVVIPVFVICVEKFIKLVLQRGAKKSKIVETEEIENEANFVDNDSFKIIEEGQSFHSEISGLLVDRFETVENNVHNSDVNYISTPASLKNKISHYDSSDSKSSSSSNLTQPSIKKSFKNQRSYEPGGTRECEITQSLLYMICKDNLPLSCTEKEGMKKFLNTAIPLYKAPSRKTITSLIENKYISLQAIVRNKMSEVNKISITTDIATVMNATRSFIVLTAHYIDEEKKCMNAMCLGVKNLTPHHTAINICADLNEMLEHWNI; this is encoded by the exons ATGTTTTATGGATACGCAactac AATATGTCCGTTGCAACCAAAAAGAAAAGTGAAATTTGGGAATTTTTCACCAAAAACGGTAGTAATACCTGTATTTGTAATTTGTGTGGAAAAGTTTATAAAACTGGTACTACAAAGAGGAG CCAAGAAATCAAAAATAGTGGAAAcagaagaaatagaaaatgaagcaaattttgttgataatgactcatttaaaata atagagGAAGGTCAAAGCTTTCATTCGGAGATTTCAGGACTTTTAGTAGACAGATTTGaaactgttgaaaataatgtcCACAATTCTGATGTGAACTATATTTCAACGCCAGCTTcactgaaaaataaaatctctcaCTATGATTCTTCGGATTCTAAAAGTTCCTCCAGTTCCAATTTAACACAACCATcaatcaaaaaaagttttaaaaatcaaagaagTTATGAGC ctgGAGGAACAAGAGAATGTGAAATTACGCAGAGTTTATTGTATATGATTTGCAAAGATAACCTTCCCTTAAGCTGTACAGAAAAAGAGGgcatgaaaaaattcttaaatacaGCGATACCATTATATAAAGCACCAAGCaggaaaacg attacaTCCCTCATAGAAAACAAATACATTTCCTTACAGGCCATTGTTAGAAATAAAATGAGcgaagttaataaaatttctattacaaCTGATATCGCGACAGTTATGAACGCAACTAGAAGTTTTATTGTACTAACAGCTCATTATATCG atgaagaaaaaaaatgcatgaaTGCAATGTGTCTAGGAGTAAAAAATCTCACTCCTCATCATACTGCAATTAATATTTGTGCAGATTTAAATGAAATGCTCGAACattggaatatttaa
- the LOC105205083 gene encoding uncharacterized protein LOC105205083 isoform X3 has translation MFYGYATTSIPYIYSIVFRRVISYRICPLQPKRKVKFGNFSPKTVVIPVFVICVEKFIKLVLQRGAKKSKIVETEEIENEANFVDNDSFKIIEEGQSFHSEISGLLVDRFETVENNVHNSDVNYISTPASLKNKISHYDSSDSKSSSSSNLTQPSIKKSFKNQRSYEPGGTRECEITQSLLYMICKDNLPLSCTEKEGMKKFLNTAIPLYKAPSRKTITSLIENKYISLQAIVRNKMSEVNKISITTDIATVMNATRSFIVLTAHYIDEEKKCMNAMCLGVKNLTPHHTAINICADLNEMLEHWNI, from the exons ATGTTTTATGGATACGCAactac tagtatTCCGTACATTTATTCAATAGTATTTCGTCGTGTTATATCATACAGAATATGTCCGTTGCAACCAAAAAGAAAAGTGAAATTTGGGAATTTTTCACCAAAAACGGTAGTAATACCTGTATTTGTAATTTGTGTGGAAAAGTTTATAAAACTGGTACTACAAAGAGGAG CCAAGAAATCAAAAATAGTGGAAAcagaagaaatagaaaatgaagcaaattttgttgataatgactcatttaaaata atagagGAAGGTCAAAGCTTTCATTCGGAGATTTCAGGACTTTTAGTAGACAGATTTGaaactgttgaaaataatgtcCACAATTCTGATGTGAACTATATTTCAACGCCAGCTTcactgaaaaataaaatctctcaCTATGATTCTTCGGATTCTAAAAGTTCCTCCAGTTCCAATTTAACACAACCATcaatcaaaaaaagttttaaaaatcaaagaagTTATGAGC ctgGAGGAACAAGAGAATGTGAAATTACGCAGAGTTTATTGTATATGATTTGCAAAGATAACCTTCCCTTAAGCTGTACAGAAAAAGAGGgcatgaaaaaattcttaaatacaGCGATACCATTATATAAAGCACCAAGCaggaaaacg attacaTCCCTCATAGAAAACAAATACATTTCCTTACAGGCCATTGTTAGAAATAAAATGAGcgaagttaataaaatttctattacaaCTGATATCGCGACAGTTATGAACGCAACTAGAAGTTTTATTGTACTAACAGCTCATTATATCG atgaagaaaaaaaatgcatgaaTGCAATGTGTCTAGGAGTAAAAAATCTCACTCCTCATCATACTGCAATTAATATTTGTGCAGATTTAAATGAAATGCTCGAACattggaatatttaa